From Saccharibacillus brassicae:
GCTGTATCGACGTGATCCGGCATCTGGTCGGGACGCCGTACGGCGACGTGCGCACTTTCCGGGACACGCATCTGCCCGGCGAACCGGTGCTGTGGGTGCTGGAGAACTGCGAGATGAATACGGCGGATCTGCGCCGCTCGTTGGTGCAGATGAAGCTGGCCGGCTGGTTCGACAACTGTGCCGGCCTGATGTTCGGCCGCAGCCCGGCCAACGGGGCGGTCGACGGGTATACGGCGGTGGACGTCTACCGCGATATGGCCGAAGAACTCGGCGTGCCCGTGCTGTACGATATCGACTGCGGCCATATGCCGCCGCAGCTTACGCTCATCAACGGCGCGATGGCGCAGGTGGAGTTCTCGGAAGAGAAAGGGACGGCGAGCGTGCGGCAGATTTACAAATGAGGGCGCAGCGGAAAAGGACGCGGCATTGGGATACAGCCCGATGTAACGGGAAATAACGGGGAATAATGAGAAGGAACGTTACGGAAAAAAGCAAAAAAGACCGGCTGAAGTTCAGCCGGTCTTTTTTGTATGGCGCAAACCTGCGCGCTGCGGGATGCTTGTCCGGCTCCGCTCGCGCTTACCGGAGTCGACCGGTCGCTTACTGCGCGACCGTGCTGTTGTACTCCTGGATCTTCTGCGTGATCTCGGCCGAAGCGCGATCCAGCGCGTCCTGCGGCGTCGCGGCGCCGGTGAGCGCTTCTTCGATCGCCGTCTCCGTCAGCTGGCGCGCTTCCGGGAAGACGCCCATGACGGCGCCCTGGGTAGCCGGAGTCGGCTCCGTGCCGTGCAGTTGGTCGACCGCAGTCTGGAACTGCGGATACTTCTTGAGGTTTTCCTTGACGAGGTCTTCGTCGTAGGCCTGCTTCGTGATCGGGAAGTAGCCCGTGTTCACGTGCCAGTAAGCCTGGGTAGCCGGTTCGGCCAGGAACTTGATAAAGCTCCAGGCCGCCTGCTGTTCGGCTTCCGGGCGGTCGTTCATGATCCACAGGCTGGCTCCGCCGACGACAACGCCGCCTTTGTCGGCATCGGCCGCGGTCGGCTTCGGCAGCGGTGCCGTGCCGACTTCGAACTTGCCTTCGGCTGCCTGCACGATGCCGCGCAGGGAAGCGGTGCTGTCGAGCGTCATGGCGATTTGTCCGGCCGCGAACGCTTTTTTGGTGTCGTCGGTTTTGCGGCCGAGGTTCAGCATCGTGCCGGCGTCAACCATCTTTTTCCACCATTCGAGCGTGCGCACGGCAGCCGGCGCGCCGAGCTGCGCCTGATCGGCCATGCCCGCACGGCCGTTGCTGTTGTTGAGCAGTTCCGCGCCCTGATTGGCGAGCAGCTGCTCCATGAACCAGCCGTAGATCGCGAACGATCCGCCGGTCATACCGTCCTTGGTCAGCGTCTTGGCCGCTTTTTCCACTTCCTCGTACGTCTTCGGCGGGTTCTCGGGATCGAGTCCGGCCGCTTTGAAAGCGTCTTTGTTATAGTACAGAATCGGGTTCGAAGTGTTGAAAGGCATCGAGTAGAGACGATCGTCGAACGTGTAGTAGCCGAGAATGTTCGGCTCCAGCTTGGACACGTCATAGCTCTCGCCGTCGATAAACTGCTGCATCGGCGTGATGGCGCCGGAATCGATCATAAAACGGCTGCCGATCTCGTACGTCTGGATCATCGTCGGTCCCGTGCCGGAGCCCATCGCCGTTTTGAGCTTGTTCAGGCTCTCGTCGTAAGTGCCCTGGAACACGGCTTCGACTTCCACGTCATCCTGCGATTCGTTGAACCGCTTGACCAGCTCGTCCACGACTCCGCCGAGCTCGCCGCTCATGGCGTGCCACCAGACGACTTTCACCGGAGCCGCGCCGTCTGTCGTCTTGGCACTTTCCCCGGTGGCCGCTGCGGCTTCCGCCGTCGCTCCGCCGGCTGTCGAACTTCCGGCTCCTCCTCCGCAGGCGGTCAGGATGACCATCATCAGGCACAGGCAGGCGAACATCCACTTCTTGCTACTTTGCAACAAACTTCCCACTCCTTCTTCTGAATATAGTATGTGTATGGGTTGAAGCGTTGAAGCCGCAAAAAAGACCCGGAGGAAGGCGGAGCCGCAGATGCCTCCGCGTGTCCGTCCGGGTTATCCGGAGATCCGGGCGTCCCGTCAAGGTAGGGGGATGTCGGGACGCAGACCGGATTCCACGAGAACCGCGCTTCGCGCAGGGCGAAGACGCAGACCGTTTCGAATCGATGCGGAAGGAGATGTACCTTCCGCGGATTGCCGAAGAGATCGGCAGCACGTGAATCAAGGGTGACCCGGCGGGGGCCGGGCCGGAAGCCGGACGGATTTGCGCCGTCTCCGCTCAGGCGGCGAACGTGTCGTTCGTCGTCTCAGCGGGGACGGCGGCTCTGCCGCTTACTGCCGGTCCGGGAGAAGTTCGCTCTCCCGGACCGGCAGCGGGCGGAAGAAGCCGCCAAGCCGGACGATCAGCCTTTTAGCGCGCCGGCGGTCAGCCCGCCGACGAGCCGGCCGAGTCCGAGCGCCAGCATGACCAGAGACGGCAGCAGCACGAGCACGAGTCCGGCCATGACGAGGTTCCAGGCCGTCATCTCCGAAAATTGGAGCATGCTGACGCCGATCTGGACGGTGCGCATATTCTCGCTGCTCGTCACGAGCAGCGGCCACAGATACATGTTCCAATGGTTCAGGAACGAATAGACGGCGAGCGTCGCAAGACCCGGCATGGACAGCGGCACGGCCAGCCGCAGGAAGATGCGGACATGCCCGCATCCGTCGATCCGCGCCGCTTCCATCAGCTCTTTGGGCAGCTGGAGGAAAAACTGGCGCATCAGGAACACGCCGAACGCCGTCGCGAGGAACGGGACCGTCAAGCCGGCGTAGCTGTCGAGCCAGCCCCAGCTGCGGATCGTCAGGTAGTTCGGGATGATCGCGACTTCCCACGGAATCATCATCGTGGACAGGAACAGCGCGAAGATCGCTTTTTTGCCGGGAAAACGCAGGAACGCGAACGCGTAAGCCGCCATGCACGACGTGATCAGGCAGCCGACCGTAATGGCGCCGCTGACGACGAAGCTGTTCGTAATGAAGCGAAGGATCGGAATCGTAGCCAGCACCTGGGCGAAATTGTCCGGGTGCAGCCCGGTCGGCCACAGCTTCGGCGGATACGCCGCCGATTCGGCTTCGGTCATGAACGCGTTCGAGACGGTGATCCAGAACGGAAACAGGATGAACAGCGCCGCGACCGCCGAGAACGTGTAAGCGAGAAGACGCGGCAGGGAGATCGGTCTCACTGGTAATGCACCTTCCTTTCGGCGAACACGAACTGGAGCACCGTAATGAGCAGCACAATCGCGAACAGGACGAGCGCCTGCGCGCTGCCGACGCCGAAGCGGAAGTTCACGAACGCGTCTTCGTACAGCTTGAACACGAGCACGTTGGTGCTGTTGACGGGACCGCCCTTGGTCAGGATATTAATCTGTCCGAACGCCTGAAATGCGCCGATGACCGAAGTGACGGAAGCGAAGAACAGCGTCGGCGACACGAGCGGAAGCGTCAGGCGCCAGAACGTGCGCACCGGGCCGGAACCGTCGATTTTGGCGCTCTCGTAGATTTCTTCCGGAACGCCCTGCATGCCGCCGAGCAGCAGGATGAACAGGAAGCCCACGTTCATCCAGACCGTCATGAGCGAGATCGACAGCAGCGCCATATTCGGGTCGGTCAGCCACTGCACCGGGGTCAGGCCGATTTTGCCGAGCAGATAGTTCAGCGTGCCAAGCGTCGGATGGAACAACACCATCCACATGATCGAGCCCGTGCTGACGGATACCGCGATCGGAAGGGCGAAGACGAACCGGAACAGTCTCATGCCCCGGATTCGGCTGCGGCATACGGCGGCGAAGACGAGCGCAAACGCAAGGCTTGCCGGAACCGTCAGCAGAATGAACTTGAGCGTGACCATCAGGCTGTTCGGGAATCCCGGCGACTGGAACAGGTTGCGGAAATTCGCGAGACCGACGAAGTTCGCGACCTGGCCGCGCGGATTCGTCGAATGCAGGCTCAGATACACCGATTGCGCAAGCGGATAAAAAAGAAAGATGCCGAACAGCAGCAGGGCCGGTGCGATAAACGCTACCGCCAGCGCTCCTTCGCGCCATCGGCCGAGGCTTGCTGCCTTCGATGGTTCGCCGCTGATGCCGGCTGCACGCGTTCCCCGGCCGGTCGGCCTTTTCTGTTCGAGCGGAAGCGGAGGGGAGTTCTTCATGTTTTCCATGCGGTGCTGTTCCTCCTTATGTACGTCGGGGTAATGCCTGCATTCAGACTACCAGCGTATTGTTAAATAAAATCCCCCTGCTGTGTAAAAGTTCCATTTTACGGTAAACGTTTGCGTTTAACATGGCCTTTACGCAAGCTCGTTATACTGGACGAAGACGGACCCCGAACATACAAGGGCGGCCAGGCGGCCGCACCGGAGAAGAGGCGATCATGATGAACGAACCTATTCGCGGCACGCATACGATCGATACGGAATTACGCACGGCGGACGGCCAAGCGGCCGCTCCGATTATTTTCGCGCACCGGGGAGCTTCGGGCACACGGCCCGAAAACACGATGGTGGCATTCCGCCGGGCGGTGGAACTCGGGGCGACGGGCATCGAGACCGACGTGCAGTTAAGCGCGGACGGCCAGCCGGTGCTGATCCACGACGAGACGCTGTCCCGCACGGCCGGGGCGTCCGGCTGGGTCGGGGACAAGACCTGGGCGGAGCTGCAAAGCCTGGACGCGGGCGGCTGGTACCATCCCGAGTTCATGGGCGAGCGCATTCCGCATCTGGACGAACTGTTGGAGCTTGTCCGGCAGACGGGACTGATCGTCAAC
This genomic window contains:
- a CDS encoding ABC transporter substrate-binding protein; this encodes MFACLCLMMVILTACGGGAGSSTAGGATAEAAAATGESAKTTDGAAPVKVVWWHAMSGELGGVVDELVKRFNESQDDVEVEAVFQGTYDESLNKLKTAMGSGTGPTMIQTYEIGSRFMIDSGAITPMQQFIDGESYDVSKLEPNILGYYTFDDRLYSMPFNTSNPILYYNKDAFKAAGLDPENPPKTYEEVEKAAKTLTKDGMTGGSFAIYGWFMEQLLANQGAELLNNSNGRAGMADQAQLGAPAAVRTLEWWKKMVDAGTMLNLGRKTDDTKKAFAAGQIAMTLDSTASLRGIVQAAEGKFEVGTAPLPKPTAADADKGGVVVGGASLWIMNDRPEAEQQAAWSFIKFLAEPATQAYWHVNTGYFPITKQAYDEDLVKENLKKYPQFQTAVDQLHGTEPTPATQGAVMGVFPEARQLTETAIEEALTGAATPQDALDRASAEITQKIQEYNSTVAQ
- a CDS encoding carbohydrate ABC transporter permease, with translation MRPISLPRLLAYTFSAVAALFILFPFWITVSNAFMTEAESAAYPPKLWPTGLHPDNFAQVLATIPILRFITNSFVVSGAITVGCLITSCMAAYAFAFLRFPGKKAIFALFLSTMMIPWEVAIIPNYLTIRSWGWLDSYAGLTVPFLATAFGVFLMRQFFLQLPKELMEAARIDGCGHVRIFLRLAVPLSMPGLATLAVYSFLNHWNMYLWPLLVTSSENMRTVQIGVSMLQFSEMTAWNLVMAGLVLVLLPSLVMLALGLGRLVGGLTAGALKG
- a CDS encoding carbohydrate ABC transporter permease; this encodes MENMKNSPPLPLEQKRPTGRGTRAAGISGEPSKAASLGRWREGALAVAFIAPALLLFGIFLFYPLAQSVYLSLHSTNPRGQVANFVGLANFRNLFQSPGFPNSLMVTLKFILLTVPASLAFALVFAAVCRSRIRGMRLFRFVFALPIAVSVSTGSIMWMVLFHPTLGTLNYLLGKIGLTPVQWLTDPNMALLSISLMTVWMNVGFLFILLLGGMQGVPEEIYESAKIDGSGPVRTFWRLTLPLVSPTLFFASVTSVIGAFQAFGQINILTKGGPVNSTNVLVFKLYEDAFVNFRFGVGSAQALVLFAIVLLITVLQFVFAERKVHYQ